From the Papaver somniferum cultivar HN1 chromosome 2, ASM357369v1, whole genome shotgun sequence genome, the window CTTTGTTGGATACAAAAGTACACTTCTTTAAATTAACAAAGAGATTGTTATCATGAAGAACTTGAAATACTTGAGACAGGTGGAAAAGATGTTCTTCTTCATTGCGACTGCAAGTCAAGATATTGTCAAAATaaacaataacaaatttactgagaaacAGTTGAGAACCTGATTCATGAGTCGCATAAAGGTACTAGGTGAATTAGATAAACCAAATGACATTACAAGCTATTCATAtaagacttaccaaaaaaaataaatacatttatCTCCTTCACGAATACGAATTTGATGATAACCACTGCCAAAATCTAGTATTGTAAAAAATTTGGACCCAACAAGCATATCTATCATATCATCAAATCTAGgaattagaaatatgtatgggaTAATAATTCTATTCAATGTTATGCAGTCAATACTCATCTCCCATCTCTTGTATTTTTCTCAACCAACAATGTTAGACTAGCACAAGGACTCTTGCTTAGTCTAATTAAACCCTTTGCCAATGAATCATCAACTTTCCTGTAAAATTTCATGTTCTTTTGGATTCAAACACTAGTGAGCATGATTAGGAAGGTATGGTCCAGGGATAAGATCAATTTGATTTTGTAGATCATGTAAAGGTGGTAGTCCATTAGGTAACTTCAGGAAATATTCTATGAAACTGCTGGAGTAAAGGTTGAATATTATTTGGAATATCAATCATAGGTTTAGAAACTTTAGGACAGTTGAGATTATGAGTTTGTACTATTTTACACTGGAATCTACCAAAGCGCACTACTTATTTGATCACTTAGTTTTTTCTAGACTGCATTAGTTTTGGAGGGAAGTAGAGCTCTCCTCTTGTTATCATGGAAAAGGGTATATGTGTTCTCAAAATATCTGTCTACCGCCTGAATATCATACTGCCACGGTCTATTTCTAGAAGTAGATGTGTAGCAGTGATGTTGATAACATCACACATAACTGAATCTTTATATCCAGGAAACGAGAATTCACCAGGCATTGATGTCTAGTATTCTGTGAAACAGAGCCATTAACCCATCCAACTGAGTAAGGTGTAGGATGTGCAGTAACCATAAGTCCCAATTTCTGTACCACATGGTTAGAAATATAGTTATTCACACTTCCGCCGTAAATAAGTAGATCACATACTTTTCCTCCAATAAAACACTTAGTCTTAAAAAATGTATTACGTTGGGAGAAGGAAGGTTGAGtcaacaacatatggagaatcaTCCCTAAAACGTGTTCACTTCAAAGTTCAGCAATATCAACATTATCATATGGATAAGCTTTCAAACCATGGTCTTCTAAATTCTCATTATCATTACGAGTTTCTGTAACAAGACCATTATACTTATGTGACATGTCTTGCTTGTCACTAATAAAGCCATTTAATTTACGACATTCTGTAGAAGTATGACCTAACTGTTGGCATTTGTTATACTTATCACCACAGAATTTAGAATATGGATTTTAAAGTTTTGTTTGTGGTGGAAATTGTTGTTAGTTTCTCGGGAAAAAATGATTATTAACTGGATTGTTTGGACGAGTAGGTACAGATTGTGGTTGATGACTTACTGGGGATTCTGTAGGATTAGGTAGAATATGTGAAGTTATTTGAGGGGCATGTGATTGATTGTACAAAAAATTGTTGCTTATTGTTGTGAAAGGAAAGAAGAGTAATTTGTGTTTTCAGAATGATAATGAGAATCGTTATTATAATTGTTGTCAGATTGATATGGTCTGTAATTACCTTGAAAACGATTACTTTGTCTAGCTTGCTGAATTTTTGGAACACGATGTTCCACTTTGAGAGCTTGTTGAATAGCTTCAACCATAGTATAAACAGATCGAGTCATGCCGTGCTGAATCAATTTATTCCCTTCAATAAATCTATCTACTAGTTGCTCTTCAATTTCATATAATTGATTGTGTGCAACTAAGTTGTGAAACTTGTTGACAAGCTTGTAATTTTACAAACAATTGTTGTCCGTAATCTCTTGGAAGAAACTTGTCTCTGTGGAGTTTCCTCATTCTTTCCCAAGTACGTATATGTGGTTTTTCATATTTAAAACGATCTTCATATAACTTCTCCCACCAAGCAGCAGCACCTCCCTTGAGCTTATAAGCAAAAAGTTTCACCTTAGAATGATCAAGTACTTccataaactcaaaaaagcctCAAATTCGTAGAACCAATCTCACAAGTCTTCAATCTTGAAACTTCCATTGAAATTTAGGATATCAGCTTTCAACTTGTACTCTGGAAGAGTTCGATCAGGACTTTATCCTGATTTGAAACGTTTATCCTCTGTCCATCTCttttcttgttcatcttcaaGAGTATTATCACCATCACTATAAAGGTGAAAAAAATGAGACCTTCTTCCTCAGATTAATGAGAAAGTTTtcatgttgtttcttcttttgtAGTTGTTGTAAAATTTCGTCTTATTTTTTCCCTTGGATTTTGTATTTTTACTAGAGGACTCCTCTTCTGCTTCAGATGTAGGTTCTTCTTCAATTATAAGATGTTTCATAATTTTCAAGACATATTTTCAGTATGTTCATGTTTTTTACTAGACTGTTCAAATTTCTTATCAAATTGTTCTGATAAATCTTTTGTAAATTTAGCAAAATCTTCTCTCGTAACTTGATTTCCCATTGTGAAGAAATAAGAAAACTCTCTGAAAAAGAAAATTAGAGTTGCGGGAGCTAAATAACAAGAATCGAATCCTAGATTAGAACCTGAGACTTTTGGTCTCTGATACCAAAAGTAGAAAGACATACTAATAGAAATATTTATGTACAACAAGAAGAGAAGGTTGCATAGAATAAGTAAATGTTTAATAACAACTGATTGATAATAATTATAGTGTTTCCTCAACAAAACTACAATCCTCAATATAAATAGAGAAAACATAAACTTGAAATAGAACCAAGTTACCTAAACTAAATAAACCCTAAAGAGAGAAAGACTAGGAAAAGGGAGTAACTAGACTTATAGAACAAGTCATAAACAGTcgagaaaaaggaaaagagaaaaataggAAAGACTTAATGGTGATGTCCTAAGGGccaatgaacatccattgctttaatcatatttcgagatgtttaacaagacaaggttgactcgaaatttcttcgtTGCAATTAATAttgaatctactagaagtcaaacgacacctctttgttgatgaagttcttcaaatgtcttcatcgatcttcagtcttcgagggttgttaagtgatatctgatactcaactaccaacctATATACCTAGTCCAAACTTGACtttaatagactaaaaatcaagatatagttttgttcatctaacatcgacaacaagattgagacaacaaaacttgtgagttcgaccgagcagtgctctaacactatctaTGTGGAAATAGTCAGGATAAGCTTGACCATATCCCGTGAAGGTGAAATTTCATCTACTTGGTATGGCAGTGGTTGGGTGGAACTTTTAATTTCCTCAATCCTCAATCACTTGATAATGTTCTAAATTGGTTGCCAAATCAAAGTGCAATGATTAAAGAATTGTGGTTCATTTCTGCTTTTAAAACAATGGTTGAGATTTGGCTTCTAAGATACATAATTATGTATGATAATGCTCAACTAAGATCGAAGAAGGTGAAAAGCAGAATTACGCAATTCACAAAAGAATGTTAGTGCAAGTTAGAGGTAAGATTCAAAATACTATTTATGACCTACAAATGTTGCACTTTTTTTGGCATCAACAGTAGGAATGTGCAAAGAAATACTCCTATGGAGGTAACTTTTACACTTCCTGCAATAAATCACATTCTTGTGTGTTGTGATGGAACCTCCAGAGGTAATCCTTAAATGGCTGAGTTCGGCTATGTGGGGAGAGATCATGCTGGTCAATTTCTTGGAGCTTTTACTGGTGAGTTAGGAGTTACAATGAATTGCATTGCAGAAGTTATGGCTCTAATAACTACCGTAGAATGGGTTGTTTTGAGAAATGCTCAGTGCGTTTGTTTTACTTCTGATTCTAAGGCAGTGTTACTTTATTTCATGAAGAATAAAGTTCTTTGGTTTGTTCAAGCAAGATGGTGTAAATTAGAACTTACTGAGCTGTATAACTTTTCAGCATAGTTACAGAAAAATTAATTTTAGTGTTGATAAACTTGCCAAGAGGTGTGCAAGGATGGGTAGAGGGAGACAATTGTGTATAGTGAGAAGCCAAGCTTTCTTGGTGGCTTAGTATGTGATGTGTAGTTTGTGATGAGAAGCCAAGCTTTCTTGGTAGAGATCTCCTTATTTATTCTGGCTATTTCAGATTTTGTTAGTTCGTGATGTGTAGTTTTTAACCTTTCCAGTTAGGCTATACTTTATTTTTctactcttttgtttttgtttttttactggGCTTAGCCTCTGTTGAGCtagctttgtttttttttctttcgttaCCCATttgctttaataatttttttaaattaaacagaaaaaaaaagaaaaaaaaaaaaagtgaaatgcAGCCTTATGGGTTAGGTGCATTGTGAATGTATTGTACTGTTACATCACGCAAAGAGACCATGGCCTTCAGTTTTTGCTCTTGCAGTGTTTCAATAAACCTCTTGACTAGTTGAATCACCATCAGTCTTGCACTGTTGTACATATTAGATTAGAATACAACTAGTCAAGAAGTAAATAAAGCCAGAAAATGGTGAGAACAGAAATCTGTTATACCCAACGTGCATGGATGCTCTTTCTTGGATTGTACAGTGAGTGTACATCAAAACGCTTACAGGTTAGGGCCATTGTCAGAGCATGGCCAGGAAATCACTGCGGGGTGTCGTACAATTCTGGCAGATTAGATAAGACTCCTGTGGTTTTGGTTTGCTCTCTCTCCACTCCACAGTAAATAGACCCTCGTGGTGGCTTTAATCTTCCCCATCCACCACCCTACCTAACATAAAAAACAAGGCCTGCATCGCTCTTTACCCATCGTCTAACTCAAATTAAACGGAGAACAAGACTCTTGTGGTGATTCTAATTACTAGCGGCCATATATAAGTGAATTGTATATAAGTTGAATCGTGCAGCTGGTTTCTGCTGCAAGAGAAGCAAGTGCTCAGAAGTAAATTAGTAACAAGAGTTTGTTTGCCGGACGATTCATTGTTCCACAAGAAATAACTGGGTACAAAAGACTTGAAGCAGGATGCTCTTATTATCTCGATGTTTTTGATGACACCAAAAGTacataaaagaaaatgaaacaaattAATACTCAAACTAAACACAGTAGAGTAATTTCATAGTTACTCTTTAACAAAACGGTAGAACTAGCAAGATACGACCAACCACATACATACGGATTGGGATCTTGGTTAAACAAACTCTTCCACTTTACCCCTTAAACTGATACTCATACTTTTTCCCGGCGATCTCAATCTCAACCTTAACTCCAGTTTTGTTAAGCTCAACCTCAACCTCCTTCCCAGCATACTCAACTTCAACCTCAGCTCCATCTTTGTTTAGCTCAACCTCAACTTCACTCCCGGCATGCTCAATATCATACTCAATTCCTCCATTAGGAAGACATTTTTTCTTGATCGACGATCCACCACTACTCTTGTTTAATACTTGCTCATCTGATAACAACAACAGTGGATATATATTTTTGAGTGACTAAATTGCATGTAAAATGTATTAGTCAAGCATAAACTAAAATTTGATTGCACAAAAACTTACGTGTTTTTTGAGGCATGTCCTTAACAGCCAAGACCTCAGAAGAGATGAGAAGAACAACAGCAAAAACAAGTCCCAACAAAATGAATTTCCTGCTAATGGCACCCATTTCTAAGTTTCTGCGTGCTAATGCAAATGCACTGATATTGAAAGGATACTGGAGAATAATATTCACTTAGGAGTTCAGTCAACAAGAGAAGAGTGAGGAAAGTAGTGGGATTTTAGGCTCAATTTATagagcaaagaagaagaaaattcacCTTCTAGCTGCAATGATGTCGCCAAGGGGCAATCAATGCACCGTTAACTGTTGCGACCCCTGTCTCTGCGTATTCTGAACCTCTTATATTTACAGAAGGATATTTCAACACATTCATTGCATTTATCTACCTCACTTAAACCCTTCCATTTACATCGTTTGTATCTATAGGAGTTTGTGATACACACTATGGTCTGTTTGAGTACCTAACCGGAttcagaatttaaaccaaatcttGGTGGCAACTGATCGATTAGCACACTCGCTTTGAAGATAGAACATACATGTCATAGGCTTAAACACCCACTTGGTAACCACACATTAGTCATAAGTATCCCTTTGACTCCAATTTTATCTAAGCAAATTTCTTTCCTTGGTCTTATTAAGTTAAGCATATATCTTAGGGGAAGTCACTCCTCGCCTTCTCATTAAGGTCATTTTCCCTGCATTTTCATTTTGATCTGGAATATAGTCataagcctagttagcaattcagcATGCAGCGAAAATTCGGACAGGTAAAAGTGCGTGCATTAACCGGCTAAGTAGAAAACAGATTCGGTTAACTATATGGTCAAATATGATAAATGCGAAAAATGTTCGAAAATCGTTTAATCCGCGTTTAATGCATTTCATCCATGGAAATGCTACACGaaaaatttggaagaaatataatAAGTTACTTAGATATACTTATGCCCATACATAGTAAAAATATGAAATATCATCTTTTTAAATATCACAAGAGAAGATTTGATTATTTTTATGTTCAAAATAGGATTAAAAACGCACATGCAGGCTTAAGGTTCGTGATATTTCACTTCGAAATTAGTAGATATAGTATGCACATTGGGTAGTAGCTCAATGGTGTTACAGTTGGTCTGTGCACATAGGGTCATTCATGGGATCGATTCCCTCCCTCCTATACTTCACATTCCCTCCCTGGCTCCCTCCTTATACCTGTACTTTAAGATTTTTGTAAATAATCCGTATGGGCTGACTTTGAGTTGTTCAGATCAGAGATGGGCCCAATGATAAGCTTAACAATGGGCTATTAGCCTATTACTATAGGCGCGCGAATTACACGTCCGGATGATTCTCTTATGCGTAAAAAATCACGAATTATGCGGAAATGAAATAAAAAACCTAGTTTAGttgggggccataacttctaATTGGGAGCATGAaattttgtttgccccccaaATTTTTCAAGGGTGTAAAAATCGaaagatgaatatactatttttcccttgattaatatttttttttcaagtaacgaccctcattaacgacccttcaccgacattaacgacaatttagggtcgtcatatacatcatgatcaaaacaataatgACTCTAAATtgtcatacactaacgactctttttagagattaacgacatttttaaaacattaacgactgtttaagtcgtcaaatgcgtaaccaaaacagtaacgacccttccaaagggtcgtcagggaattgatcatttttatgacgacccaaaactgtcgtacatttccgccattaatgaatcttcgacaatttagagtcgtcacttaaacagtctaaacattaacgactgttgagggtcgtcaatgaaattttttaataccCTGACGAGGGATGTATACCCCAACGACTCTAGAAagataatcttaccatcaacacaatcatctttgttGCTTTCTGTGTTGTGACATACATCCAATCCATCGGAGAATTTAagataatcttaccatcaacacaatcatctttgttgcttgaaccttccccaacatcatttcccctacttgaattactcacttctaaaaaccctaaattttcctctaaaacctcctcttcttcttctcaactcaaacaacagcatcaaaaaaaaaaaaaaaattgattctaaaatctgagtttaatctaacataatctaactaattaacttaacttaattaaattttaatactAATCAGTCAAGGgcagtttagccatttaaaaatattttggttaagAGGTGACTCAATTTGAGttttaatgaccttttttgtcctctagtgggaggcccctaattgttttttggggcCCCCAACTAAACTAGGATAAAAAAATGCATCTTCTAACCGGCATCACAATTTGAGCGGGAAGCATTAGTTCACCGATACTCGCAATTAATTTGGCTCAAAATTGCTGTTTTTTGTTTTGAAGGAACAGGAGCAGATGCTCCCAATTTCATATATTGATAAAATTTCTTACAAGAAACAAATACATCTTAACTGAAATACATGAACAAATACAAAATATATGTATCCTAAAATACAACAAAAGTACTAAACTCATGTAGATCGTTGAGGAAATCAATGTTATTTGAGGGATGGTGTGAAGTttctgattccaccatttgaattGTTGTTTTACATTGTGAAcaagtttatcttcttctttaagatttgatgCTCCCATAACAGAGAAGTAATATGCGCTGCTTATCGAAAACACGATCACATCCGGAAGCCATGGAtctttgatcgctgtcgtaggcgtaaaaaataattacactttcttactactcaaaatatataatgaaacaagggaaagaaaggatcgttcccacagagaggactagcgttttcaagttgtttcggtttcctataaataacaatggggggttttctgatttttatatatactaaaataaaataaaaacaaaacaaagaaataaagcacacaaatcgaatatgtgaaagtattggtcaaggatttcgttttcattcactaacatgttcttgccATAagaattagaattgatatttaatctctcattatcaaaatccctaggatatcttgatcgcaagtatatcccactaatttcctcttgtcatcaacaaacacattagaagatgcgagtatgaattctatctaagagaacaacctaacgtgtaaaagcactaatcaagtttaattccctagatgcattaagttctatgaaatcatgccaatcaaagcaatcgaacgtgtaaaagcacaaaTCCATTTTAACAagggttatgattcacttgtgactgCTAGGATGTATcaccacaaacaatattcacaattatgctacttgcaatcagaaactTATCACTTTTGTGTATAATAAATTCTAatttagcaatagatatgaaaatAAGCTCAATCGATTATA encodes:
- the LOC113353896 gene encoding uncharacterized protein LOC113353896, with protein sequence MGAISRKFILLGLVFAVVLLISSEVLAVKDMPQKTHEQVLNKSSGGSSIKKKCLPNGGIEYDIEHAGSEVEVELNKDGAEVEVEYAGKEVEVELNKTGVKVEIEIAGKKYEYQFKG